Genomic segment of Paenibacillus macerans:
AATATCGCGCTGAATTACGTACATAGCGAATCGGAAGCGCTCTCCCTTCGTTCCGAAATCGAGCGGATGGGCGTGCGCTGCATCGCGGTGCAGGCGGACATATCGCATGGAGAGCAAATCGAAGATCTGGCCCGGCAGGTGAACGAAAGCTTGGGGACGATCGACATCCTCGTCAACAACGCCGGTCCTTTCATCCGGGAGCGCAAGCTGTTCGCCGAATACAGCCAGGGGGAAATTCTGGAGATGATCAACGGCAATCTTGTCGGAACGATGCTGCTGGATCATCAGGTGCTACAGGGCATGCGGGAAAAAAGCTGGGGACGGATCATTCACTTCGGCTTCGGGCACGCGGCGGAATCCCGGGCCTGGCCGCACCGCGCGGTGTATGCCGCCGCCAAAACGGGACTCGTCTCCTTTACGAAGACGCTCGCTGTCGAAGAAGCGCCGTACGGGATTACCGTCAATATGGTATGCCCCGGCGACATTCGCGGGCGGAACAAGGAGATTTCGATCCGCGAGGCGAGGGAGAAGCAGGACGGCGAAACGCCGCTCGGCCGGCCCGGCAGCGGCGAGGACATCGCTCGCGTCATCGCTTTTTTGTGCCATCCGGATTCCGATTTCATCACCGGGAACATTATGGACATTTCCGGCGGGCTGGACCCGATCCGCCCGTGGATCAAACCTATGTAATGCATAGCGGCAAATAAAAAAAACTCGGCCTCGCCGGCTAAAACCGGTCGGGCCGAGTTTATTATTGCATCATGATGGTCTTAGAATACTTGGACTACCTCTTCCACGCCTTCCACTTCTTCAAACAGGGCGCGTTCGATCCCCGCTTTGAGCGTGATGGTGGAGCTTGGGCAGCTGCCGCAGGCACCCATCAGTTTCAGTTTGACGATACCGTCCTCCACGTCGACCAATTCAACGTCGCCGCCATCGCGTTGCAGGAAAGGACGCAGTTTGTCGAGCACTTCGGAAACTTCGTCATACAATCTATCTTGTACATTTTCGCTCATCTATGTTCAACTCCTTTCTTGACTTATTATAATACAGAATAGATAAAATTTAAATGCTTCTTAAGCGGGAGGCCGAAAAGTGAAGCCGATTATTGAATTTTGTGCAAACAATGCCGGTTTTGGGACCGGCGAGGCGATCCGCAAAGTGCGTGAATTGCAGGATTGCGATGTTTACGAATACGGCTGCCTGACCAACTGCGGTACCTGCTTTATGTTCCCATACGTGCTGGTCGACGGGGAGCCGGTGGAGGCGGAAAACGCCGACCGGCTGTATGAGCGGATTCTGCTGAAAATTAAGGAATCCGCGTCCGCGGACTAACGCAAATTACATCAGGCACATTCCGGGGTTATCCAATATGATGCTTGGACATCCACAGCACGCCGCTTTTGAGCAGGCGCGGGACGCGGCCCTTCACCTGCGTTTTGCCCATGAGGCCGAAACCGGCTTTTTTGCCCAAGGAGCCCAGCGTCCCTTTCAGCTTGATCGGGTGCAGCCGGGGCTGTTCGCCGGGCCACAACGCGGAGGCGACTTGAGCGATTTGATGGCCTTGTCCTTCGGCCGCCTGCGCGCTGGGCGAAAACGGCAGGCTGGCGCAGTCGCCGCACACGAACACTTCCGGATGCTCCGGAATTTGATGGTATTCGTTCAGCAGCACGCGGCCCTGGCGATCCTTGGCCACATCCAGCGCCTGTACGATGTCGACGGGGCGGATGCCGGCCGTCCAGACGGTGACATCGGAAAGGATGTCGCCTTGTTCATGGTGAATGACCCCGGGTTCGAGGGATTGAATCGCTATATGGGACAGCGTTTCAACCTCATGCTCATGGAACCATTTCTCCACATATTCCGAAAGCTTCGGCGGAAAAGCGGAGAGCACGCGCGAACCGTGGTCAATGATGGCGATGTTCAGGTCCGGCCGGCTTTCCCGCAGCTCGGCGGCGACTTCGACGCCGCTGAGTCCGCCGCCGACGATGTTGATTTTACTGTACGGCTTCGCGTTGTTCAGCCGCAAATACGTTTCGCGAACCGCGGCGAACGACTGGATGGTGTAAGAATACTCCGCCGCTCCGGGAATCCCGTGGAAATTGTCGGTGCATCCCAGGGCGATCACCAACTGGTCATATTCCAACGGTTCGCCGTCTTGAAATAAAATGCGCCGCTGCTCCAAATCCACCGAGGCGACTTCCCCGAATTTGATCGTAAGCCCGGGATAATCGGGAAAAGAAACCCGCAATTCATGGTCCGAGGCGGTTCCTGCCGCCAGGGCGTAGTATTCGGTTTTTAAGCTTTGAAAGGGCATTCGATCAACGAGGACGACTTGTATGTCCGAAGGGATGCGGCGGCCTTTGAACAGCTCGTGAATCACGGTCGTTCCGCCGTACCCTCCGCCAAGAACAACGAACTGCTTCTTCATTCGAATTCCCCTTTTGCCGGAACTTTAGGCGCAAGGCTTGATCCGGTCTTTATTCGTAAACTTTGATTTCGTTGTAGAACGTGTCCCGCTCCACCGGGATGCGCCCGGCCCCTTTGACGAGCCAGATCAGCTCTTTCAGCGTGAGCCCTTCCGGCGTTTGCGCTCCGGCTGCGTGGCTGATTTGCTCCTTCAAAATCGTGCCGTGCACGTCGGAGGCTCCGAACGTGAGGGCGACTTGCGTCAGCTGCACGCCGATATTGATGAAATACGCCTTGATATGCTGGATATTGTCGAGCATCAGCCGGCTGATCGCGATCGTTTTGAGATCCTCGTACGCGGAATTCCGGCGCATAATGCTGGCGTTTTTGTTGCGCGGCTGCATGGACAGCGGAATAAACACGCTGAATCCGCCGGTCTCGTCCTGAAGCTCGCGGATTTGAATCATGTGGCGAATCCGGTCCTCATACGATTCGATCGATCCGTACAGCATCGTCGTAGGCGTTTTCATGCCTAGCTCGTGAGCGGTCCGGTGAACGTCCAAATACTGCTGGACATTCGCTTTCTCCACCTTCATTTTTTCCCGGTATTGGTCGGATAAAATTTCCGCGCCGCCGCCGGTTAACGACTGCAGGCCGGCTTTTTGCAGCTCCACCAGCACTTCCTTGGTGCTGAGGCCGCTAAGCCGGGTGAAAAACTCGATTTCCGCCGCCGTATACGCCTTGAGCGTCACATCCGGAAAACGCTCCTTCAGCGCTTTGAGCGAATCCACATAATATTGAAAAGGAACATGATTATTATGCCCACCTACGATATGGAATTCTCGAACGCCGGGGGTAATGTGCTGCTCCACGAAAGCAACCATTTCCTCGCCGGACAGTGTGTATGCTCCTTCTTCGCCCTGATCTTTGCGGAAGCTGCAAAACGCGCAGTGCGACTCGCATACATTCGTAAAGTACAGGCTCATATTTTCGATAAAATAGACCTTTTTGCCGTTTTTCCGCAAATTGACCTCATTGGCTAATTGCCCAATAGTCAATATATCGTCGCTTTCATATAGATAGACCCCGTCCTCCAGAGTGAGGCGTTCCCCGCGGCGTACTTTATCGGCAATTTCCGCCATTTTTTGCTCCGTGTTGGGGGTGACGACTGTGGACATGACATTCCCTCCGTTTCCAACGATTCTGACAATGAAACCACCATCCTATTATAAACCTCACTTTTTAAGGGGGCAATAAGCCTACCCCTTGGAAAATGATTCGGCAATGAGAAATATCGCATTTATCGGATTTATTGGATTTGTTGAGCGGATTCGGGTTGTGGAGTATAATTTCTTATAAAGGAGTGTGAAAAACATGATTACGATTAGCGACAGCGCATTGGCGCGGATTAAAGATATGCTCGCTGAGGAGGAAACGCCGAACATGTTCCTTCGCGTCGGGGTCAATCCCGGCGGCTGCAGCGGTTTTTCATATGGCATGGGACTCGACGATCAGGAAAGCGAAGACGACGTGTACATGGATGTCAAAGGGCTTAAAGTGGTGGTCGATAAGGAGAGCATCCGTTATCTGAACGGGCTGGAGATCGATTTCAAGGAATCCGGCATGAGCGGCGGCTTCACCATCCACAACCCAAACGCCATCGCCACCTGCGGCTGCGGACAGTCGTTCCGCTTTAAAGATGAGGAGGGGCAGCCGCAGCCTTGTGATTGAGGAAAGGCGTAGCGGCGCGGTTTCCATTTGTTGATCCAAGCGCAAGCCGAAACGGAAACCATTGCTCAAATGAACGTTTGGGGATGCGGCTCGCGGTGCTAAATTGAGCGTTATCGACCCCGATTAACTCTGTACATTAACAACCTCGAAATCAGTGTTTTAGGGTTGAAGATCACGGCCTCTACTGCGTAAATACACGCTTTGGAGGTCGTTTTATTATGTCGTTAAAAAAACGGGAGAGACGCGTTCCCAGGGGCCTGGACAGCCGCGAGTACCCACGAATCACACTGGACCCGCTGGACTTTGTGATAAGCGCTAAAAGGGCTGAGGGGCTGTGCGAAAGGACGCTTGTTGATTACGCCTAACCTAAAAATCGGTGCTTGATTAACGGGTTAATCTTGAATGATTAAGCTATTCGGAACATTTTCTACGCTAACGGTTGTCATCGGGCTTATTCGAGCGAAAAAGCAGTGGTTTCTATATTTAACGGTTGTCATTGCACTTATTTAGGCAAAACTGCCCCATTACTGCCGATAATACGGGAAATAGGCTCGCTGGCAACCGTTACAATTTGTACTCGCTCGTTTTTAGCCAAATAGCGTTGCCCGCAACCGTTAGATTTTTTTCGCCCTCTCAAAGTCAAAGCGATATTGGCGCAGACGAACCGCCACGATTTCGTAGGTTTCCAGAATTACGTCGGAATCGTGACGTTTTAGACAGCTGGCTTCGCATATCGGAGTTGTTGCGGTTTCTGATATTGATATTTTCGGCCGTGATTTGTCGGGAGATTCGGTCGGGCGAATCCGTGAGGGAATAAATTAAACTTAACATCATCGGTTATCCGCTCTTTCAGAAACAAAAAAGCGCAGACTCAATGCAAGGGATTTTGCTCCGAAGGTCTGCGCTTTTTAAAATTAAATTGACTTAATTATACTAGATGGTCGGTGGATGGTATGTACGAAATTGCACTTAATAGGTTCATTTATTCACTTTAGTGAAATAGATCATTTTTCACTATCAACCAGCATTATGATCTTGCTTATATCGTTAGTTCCCAATGCTTCAGCTATTTTAACAATATGTTCAAAATTGATGTTTTCCCGCTTTCCGTTGACTAATTCCGAAAGAGCAGCTCGCCGCACGTTTGACCGCGTCGAAAGTTCATTTAATGACATACCTCTTTCTGCGAGAAGTTCCCCAAAAGTGACCTTTACTTTCAATGCCATAAAATTGCCTCCTCAAAAGTCTTGACTGTACGTTTATACGTACAGTATAATCAAACTAAGAGTTGTACGTATTAACGTACAATCAATAGTATACATTGTTATTTCGCAAAAAAACATAGTTTTGCGCTACTTTGTCGCACCCATTTTAGATTTAGGAGGCGAAGGCCATGTATCGCGGAGGCCGGCGGATAAACGGGCGACTATATGTCCGGACACGCGGCGGAAACTGGATTGATTTAAGGTTAATTATTTCAAATTTAAGAAGGGCGTAGCGGCATTGGAGGGATGATTCGAGTGAACTTCGTAAAAGTAACGGAGGTTTGCGAAGACCCTGACGGTTTAGGCGAAACGAGCGTACTTGTCTACGATGGGGTCAAATTAAGCGGAAATATCGCGGTCTACGTGGATCGATCCGGCACAGGCACGTATCTCGTTGTTGAGAGAGTCATTGAAACGGAGAGCGGGCTGCGGACGGTCAGCGATCCCGGTAGCGTATTGTTTGACGCCAATCTGCCGCAAAAGCTAACGATTCAGGAAATCGCCGCTATGACTGCGCTCGAAATATTGGAGGTGCTTGCATATGCCGGAAACCATTGATCTTGAACGCGTTTTGGTCGTCGATGGCTATTTCTGCAGCGATCCGCTCGATTATGATCTGCACCGGGCGTGGCTAATCCGCGACGACCTGGCGCTATATTTTAGCGGTAACTATCTTGTTTTGCGCTGTGTCACGCGTTATGCCGACACCGCAAACCATCCGCGCCTTTACATTTCACGCGAGATCAAGTATTCCGTTCGGGTCGCGAAGGGGATCGAGCAGACGGACGAGATTGTCGCGGAGGTGGCCTCCTGCCTGCTGCGGATGTCGGCGCTCGACTTTCTTGTCGAATGTGTTATGAACGATCCGGACGCCGGGGAAGAGTTCAGAGTTGTACAATAGGGCTGCGCTACCTGATGAACCTACGCGGCTGCAACGGCTCAAGGTGCGCCAACACCGCAAGGGACCTTTTAGGAATATTTATCCACCATTTTAAGCAAATAATTTCGAAATTCTTCAACATAGGATTTGGGCTCTACGATTTCTAAATTTGTACCGAAGCTTGCTAAAAATTGAAATCCAATACTGTTTTGAGGAACATGAACGGTTGCCAAAAAAAGTTCAGAACTATAGTTTTCAATACTCTTTCGACCATACCTTTCCACGAAATGATCTTTTATGCTGGGCGAAATCAA
This window contains:
- a CDS encoding NifU family protein translates to MSENVQDRLYDEVSEVLDKLRPFLQRDGGDVELVDVEDGIVKLKLMGACGSCPSSTITLKAGIERALFEEVEGVEEVVQVF
- a CDS encoding NAD(P)/FAD-dependent oxidoreductase — translated: MKKQFVVLGGGYGGTTVIHELFKGRRIPSDIQVVLVDRMPFQSLKTEYYALAAGTASDHELRVSFPDYPGLTIKFGEVASVDLEQRRILFQDGEPLEYDQLVIALGCTDNFHGIPGAAEYSYTIQSFAAVRETYLRLNNAKPYSKINIVGGGLSGVEVAAELRESRPDLNIAIIDHGSRVLSAFPPKLSEYVEKWFHEHEVETLSHIAIQSLEPGVIHHEQGDILSDVTVWTAGIRPVDIVQALDVAKDRQGRVLLNEYHQIPEHPEVFVCGDCASLPFSPSAQAAEGQGHQIAQVASALWPGEQPRLHPIKLKGTLGSLGKKAGFGLMGKTQVKGRVPRLLKSGVLWMSKHHIG
- a CDS encoding HesB/IscA family protein — its product is MITISDSALARIKDMLAEEETPNMFLRVGVNPGGCSGFSYGMGLDDQESEDDVYMDVKGLKVVVDKESIRYLNGLEIDFKESGMSGGFTIHNPNAIATCGCGQSFRFKDEEGQPQPCD
- a CDS encoding SDR family oxidoreductase, with translation MLGKVALITGSAKGLGKKTALTLAAQGCNIALNYVHSESEALSLRSEIERMGVRCIAVQADISHGEQIEDLARQVNESLGTIDILVNNAGPFIRERKLFAEYSQGEILEMINGNLVGTMLLDHQVLQGMREKSWGRIIHFGFGHAAESRAWPHRAVYAAAKTGLVSFTKTLAVEEAPYGITVNMVCPGDIRGRNKEISIREAREKQDGETPLGRPGSGEDIARVIAFLCHPDSDFITGNIMDISGGLDPIRPWIKPM
- a CDS encoding YuzB family protein codes for the protein MKPIIEFCANNAGFGTGEAIRKVRELQDCDVYEYGCLTNCGTCFMFPYVLVDGEPVEAENADRLYERILLKIKESASAD
- the mqnE gene encoding aminofutalosine synthase MqnE → MSTVVTPNTEQKMAEIADKVRRGERLTLEDGVYLYESDDILTIGQLANEVNLRKNGKKVYFIENMSLYFTNVCESHCAFCSFRKDQGEEGAYTLSGEEMVAFVEQHITPGVREFHIVGGHNNHVPFQYYVDSLKALKERFPDVTLKAYTAAEIEFFTRLSGLSTKEVLVELQKAGLQSLTGGGAEILSDQYREKMKVEKANVQQYLDVHRTAHELGMKTPTTMLYGSIESYEDRIRHMIQIRELQDETGGFSVFIPLSMQPRNKNASIMRRNSAYEDLKTIAISRLMLDNIQHIKAYFINIGVQLTQVALTFGASDVHGTILKEQISHAAGAQTPEGLTLKELIWLVKGAGRIPVERDTFYNEIKVYE
- a CDS encoding helix-turn-helix domain-containing protein, which encodes MALKVKVTFGELLAERGMSLNELSTRSNVRRAALSELVNGKRENINFEHIVKIAEALGTNDISKIIMLVDSEK